In one window of Catellicoccus marimammalium M35/04/3 DNA:
- a CDS encoding manganese-dependent inorganic pyrophosphatase → MEKVLVFGHLNPDTDSIASAISFAYLQQQLGVNAEAVALGTPNEETEYALNTFGFEPLRVIETAANEVKEVMLVDHNEAQQTVKDIKDVRVSYVVDHHRIAFECAEPLFYRAEPVGCTNTIIYKLYQEHNVEIPANIAGMMLSAIISDTLLFKSPTCTPFDVEVAKKLAEIAGVDAETYGLEMLKAGTNLATKTEKELLNADAKSFDMNGVTVRIDQVNTVDFADVLSRKDALEAEMLKENEEEGYDLFVLLITNILDSDSIVIALGEGVDKVEAAFETTLEENQSLLKGVVSRKKQVVPPLTEAFNG, encoded by the coding sequence ATGGAAAAAGTTTTAGTTTTCGGACATTTAAATCCAGATACAGATTCAATCGCTTCAGCGATTTCATTTGCTTATTTACAACAACAATTAGGAGTAAATGCAGAAGCTGTTGCTTTAGGAACACCAAATGAAGAAACAGAATATGCATTAAATACATTTGGTTTTGAACCATTACGTGTAATTGAAACTGCTGCTAACGAAGTAAAAGAAGTAATGTTAGTAGACCATAATGAAGCACAACAAACAGTAAAAGATATTAAAGATGTACGTGTTTCTTACGTTGTCGATCATCACCGTATTGCTTTTGAATGTGCAGAACCATTATTCTATCGTGCTGAACCAGTAGGATGCACAAACACAATTATTTATAAATTATATCAAGAACATAATGTAGAAATTCCAGCAAACATTGCCGGAATGATGCTATCTGCTATTATTTCAGATACTTTATTATTCAAATCTCCAACATGTACACCATTTGATGTAGAAGTTGCGAAAAAATTAGCAGAAATTGCTGGTGTAGATGCAGAAACTTACGGTTTAGAAATGTTAAAAGCAGGTACAAATTTAGCAACTAAAACAGAAAAAGAATTACTAAATGCAGATGCTAAAAGCTTTGATATGAACGGAGTTACAGTTCGTATCGACCAAGTAAATACTGTCGACTTTGCAGATGTATTATCTCGTAAAGATGCTCTAGAAGCAGAAATGTTAAAAGAAAACGAAGAAGAAGGCTATGATTTATTTGTGTTATTAATTACAAATATTTTAGATAGTGATTCAATCGTAATTGCGTTAGGTGAGGGAGTAGATAAAGTAGAAGCCGCATTTGAAACTACTTTAGAAGAAAATCAATCTCTATTAAAAGGGGTTGTATCTCGTAAAAAACAAGTGGTTCCTCCACTAACAGAAGCATTTAATGGTTAA
- a CDS encoding DUF1803 domain-containing protein, producing MVNLVYPLQMKSSNEADLRLYAHPLTKELIFYLLDSPQASLKEIRAAFPEVNRKKLDEQIQKLIDCQVIERKERTYSVILPIYTKDQFQADQKLAKEKVTGILSSWKEKMMTEEWKEGLDKDAFSYFIAKVIPENQELLLLEEGIEMQRWISISSEKAIFASYQSLSVWEQDWVSYFLALHAQCPLVTAYSQEIYPYTGDVETSFFLDRCLRLIRQMNRATGDLEKQKQSIFYQALSAAHWIQNDQLTIRLFRKKLRKQWELWEEKYQENLKELQHLFSISSPMQNYCLLSELYQQLDILPISESSMVIEK from the coding sequence ATGGTTAATCTAGTTTATCCATTACAAATGAAAAGCTCTAACGAGGCGGATTTGCGTTTATATGCTCATCCGCTTACGAAAGAGCTTATTTTTTATCTTTTAGATTCACCTCAGGCTTCTTTAAAAGAAATTCGAGCGGCGTTTCCTGAAGTGAACCGCAAAAAATTAGATGAACAAATTCAAAAATTGATAGATTGTCAAGTGATAGAGCGAAAAGAGCGTACATACTCTGTAATTTTACCTATTTATACAAAAGATCAATTTCAGGCAGATCAAAAACTTGCTAAAGAAAAAGTAACAGGGATTCTTTCTTCATGGAAGGAAAAAATGATGACTGAAGAATGGAAAGAAGGATTGGATAAGGATGCCTTTTCTTATTTTATTGCTAAAGTAATTCCTGAAAATCAAGAGTTATTATTGTTAGAAGAGGGAATAGAGATGCAGCGTTGGATTTCTATTTCTTCAGAAAAAGCAATTTTTGCGAGCTATCAATCTCTTTCTGTTTGGGAACAAGATTGGGTCTCTTATTTTTTAGCTTTGCATGCACAATGTCCATTAGTGACAGCATATAGCCAAGAGATTTATCCTTATACAGGCGATGTAGAAACAAGTTTCTTTTTAGATCGTTGTCTACGCCTTATTCGTCAAATGAATCGTGCTACGGGTGATTTAGAAAAACAAAAACAATCTATTTTTTATCAAGCATTGTCTGCTGCACATTGGATTCAAAATGATCAACTGACAATTCGTCTTTTCCGTAAAAAATTACGTAAACAATGGGAGCTATGGGAAGAAAAATATCAAGAGAACTTAAAAGAGTTACAACATCTTTTTTCTATATCCTCTCCTATGCAAAATTACTGTCTATTATCTGAGCTTTATCAACAGTTGGATATTCTACCGATATCTGAATCATCAATGGTTATTGAGAAATAA